The following are from one region of the Candidatus Protochlamydia phocaeensis genome:
- a CDS encoding transposase yields MKKSKFTDEQIAFALKQAEMGTAVSEICRKMGIAEATFYKWKSKFGGLMPSEVRRLKQLEEENSRLKRLVADLTLDRQILQDVLSKKL; encoded by the coding sequence ATGAAAAAAAGTAAGTTTACAGATGAGCAAATTGCATTTGCCTTGAAACAAGCAGAAATGGGAACAGCCGTTTCTGAGATCTGTCGCAAGATGGGAATAGCGGAAGCCACATTTTATAAATGGAAAAGCAAATTTGGTGGATTGATGCCATCAGAAGTAAGACGGCTTAAACAGCTTGAAGAAGAAAACAGCCGTCTGAAAAGGCTGGTGGCGGATCTGACTTTAGATCGCCAGATTTTACAGGATGTTCTTTCAAAAAAGCTTTAA
- a CDS encoding sel1 repeat family protein, with product MPWLLEFMQQTFTALPDHLNASVLAENDDFEVFVLEADEMGSTTNSDEAFKEAYYYFKRAADHDVSLGHYEMALALEYGFGTERSVEDALLHYKQSAETGFCLDIIELAS from the coding sequence ATGCCATGGTTGCTTGAATTTATGCAGCAGACTTTCACGGCACTGCCGGATCATTTGAATGCGAGCGTATTAGCAGAAAATGATGATTTCGAAGTCTTTGTTCTTGAGGCAGATGAAATGGGGAGCACTACAAATAGCGATGAGGCCTTCAAAGAAGCTTATTATTATTTCAAGCGAGCTGCTGATCATGATGTTAGTTTAGGTCATTATGAAATGGCTCTGGCTCTTGAATATGGTTTCGGTACTGAAAGGTCAGTAGAAGATGCCTTGCTCCACTATAAACAATCCGCAGAAACGGGTTTTTGTTTAGATATTATCGAATTAGCCAGCTAA
- a CDS encoding dicarboxylate/amino acid:cation symporter, whose amino-acid sequence MKLWAKIFIGLLLGALTGLILGEKAIYLKPLGTIFLNLINMIIVLLILSSMAVGITNIHDPKKLGRVGAKTIGIYLMTTFVAIFTGILLANLFDLGQGLHLHVENIPPAKAPTLSEIIISIIPTNPIASMVNGNILQVIVFAVFLGIAINFSGERGKPLLHVLESLADVMYRLTSLIMSFSPIGVFGIMAWVTGTFGLTLLVPLFIFLGAYYLACLIHMVGVYCLVMLKSVSKLQVRPFLKGMGDAIMMAFSTGSSAATLPVAMHCVQENLGVSKNISSFVLPLGITMNMNGTAIFQAMSAVFVARAYGIPLDLSSYITLTMTATLSAIGTAGVPGSGFIMLSAVLTSLGLPLEGLAILAGIDRLRDMATTVLNILGDAAVTVCIAKQEGELDERQYYHSELVEFKDGTV is encoded by the coding sequence ATGAAATTGTGGGCTAAAATTTTTATTGGTTTGCTCCTCGGAGCTTTGACGGGATTGATCCTGGGAGAAAAAGCCATCTATTTAAAACCCCTGGGAACAATTTTCTTAAATCTGATTAATATGATTATTGTTCTGCTTATTCTTTCTTCTATGGCAGTCGGCATTACCAATATTCATGATCCCAAAAAGCTCGGGCGTGTGGGAGCAAAAACAATAGGCATTTATTTAATGACAACGTTTGTTGCCATTTTCACGGGCATCCTATTGGCCAATCTCTTTGACTTGGGGCAAGGATTGCATTTACACGTGGAAAATATTCCACCGGCAAAAGCGCCTACATTAAGCGAAATTATCATCTCTATTATTCCTACCAATCCCATTGCCTCTATGGTAAATGGCAATATTCTTCAAGTCATCGTTTTTGCTGTTTTTTTGGGCATTGCCATTAATTTTTCTGGTGAGAGGGGAAAGCCTCTTTTGCATGTCTTAGAATCTTTGGCGGATGTCATGTATCGTTTGACTTCTTTGATTATGAGCTTTTCTCCCATTGGAGTGTTTGGCATCATGGCCTGGGTAACGGGAACATTCGGCTTGACTCTGTTGGTCCCTCTCTTCATTTTCTTAGGTGCCTATTACTTGGCTTGCCTCATCCATATGGTGGGGGTTTATTGCCTAGTCATGCTAAAAAGCGTTTCCAAACTGCAAGTGCGGCCCTTTTTAAAAGGAATGGGCGATGCGATTATGATGGCCTTCTCAACAGGTAGTAGCGCTGCAACCCTGCCTGTCGCCATGCATTGTGTGCAAGAAAATCTGGGCGTTTCCAAAAATATCTCCAGCTTTGTCCTACCTTTGGGCATTACAATGAATATGAATGGAACGGCCATTTTTCAAGCCATGAGCGCCGTCTTTGTGGCAAGAGCTTACGGCATTCCCCTTGATTTATCTAGCTATATTACCTTGACAATGACGGCGACGCTCTCGGCTATTGGAACAGCTGGTGTGCCCGGCAGCGGCTTTATCATGTTATCGGCTGTCTTAACATCTTTAGGCCTTCCTTTGGAAGGACTGGCGATTTTAGCCGGCATTGATCGCTTGAGAGACATGGCAACGACTGTCTTAAATATTTTGGGCGACGCAGCTGTGACTGTCTGTATTGCAAAACAAGAAGGAGAACTTGACGAGAGGCAATACTATCATAGCGAACTTGTTGAATTCAAAGACGGAACCGTCTGA
- the lpxK gene encoding tetraacyldisaccharide 4'-kinase, producing the protein MIKKLEIYIKDIVRGKKRGIVPALIKGLLLPLSWIYCLIAAGRNWLYDQGWMRHYVPPVPLVISIGNIVAGGTGKTPVTLLLAGAFYERFTLAILSRGYRSKAEKLDMPVLLSEGQGPMFPASYCGDEPYLFAQRFPKSFVIVGGDRKKAAFLAAKAGAQVILLDDALQHRRLARDLDIIVVDVGDPFGLGYFLPRGFLREDIRSLARAHLIILNHITDSEQFKAVKNQLKSYTIAPMVGTQGRVTRIRDLKGQDIGSLKGQPVGMFCAIAHPEYFKRTLEREGMTVVADYCLPDHDEIKEKELENFALKSQKQGAAWIICTEKDRVKLKDQLNLVLPIAWIQIELAIVEGQEEWQAFLSKAEAKIS; encoded by the coding sequence ATGATTAAAAAGCTGGAAATTTATATTAAAGATATTGTTCGCGGAAAAAAACGAGGCATAGTGCCTGCGCTCATTAAGGGGCTTTTGCTTCCCTTAAGTTGGATTTATTGCTTAATTGCAGCCGGGCGCAATTGGTTATACGATCAGGGATGGATGCGCCATTATGTTCCGCCAGTTCCTCTCGTAATCAGCATTGGCAACATCGTGGCCGGAGGCACGGGTAAAACGCCTGTGACTCTACTCTTAGCAGGTGCATTTTATGAGCGTTTTACCTTGGCCATTTTATCTAGAGGCTACCGCTCCAAAGCGGAAAAGCTCGATATGCCTGTTTTGCTCTCTGAAGGCCAAGGGCCTATGTTTCCCGCTTCCTATTGCGGCGACGAACCTTATCTTTTCGCCCAGCGCTTTCCTAAATCTTTTGTCATTGTAGGGGGAGATCGTAAAAAGGCCGCTTTTTTAGCTGCTAAGGCGGGGGCTCAAGTGATCTTGCTAGATGACGCCTTGCAGCATCGGCGTTTAGCCAGGGACTTGGATATCATCGTTGTCGATGTAGGCGATCCCTTCGGCTTAGGCTACTTTCTTCCACGCGGGTTTCTGCGCGAAGATATCCGCTCTTTAGCGCGCGCGCATCTCATCATTTTAAATCACATCACTGATTCGGAACAGTTTAAAGCTGTAAAAAATCAATTAAAATCCTATACTATTGCACCAATGGTAGGAACGCAGGGGCGAGTCACGCGCATTAGGGACTTAAAAGGGCAAGATATCGGATCGCTAAAGGGACAGCCTGTGGGAATGTTTTGCGCAATTGCCCATCCGGAATATTTCAAGCGCACGCTTGAGAGAGAAGGCATGACGGTTGTGGCAGACTATTGCTTGCCCGATCATGATGAGATCAAAGAAAAAGAATTGGAAAACTTTGCCCTTAAAAGCCAAAAACAGGGGGCAGCCTGGATAATCTGTACGGAAAAAGACCGGGTTAAGTTAAAAGATCAATTGAATTTAGTCCTCCCAATTGCTTGGATCCAGATTGAGCTGGCTATCGTAGAAGGCCAAGAAGAATGGCAAGCTTTCTTAAGTAAAGCCGAAGCCAAGATCTCTTGA
- a CDS encoding D-sedoheptulose-7-phosphate isomerase, with the protein MQNNLLQAIDDCIRAVEQLKLPSSLLFMQQAAAVLADCFQKGNKVILAGNGGSLCDAAHFAEELTGFFRQSRRALPAIALSEPGHLTCTANDQGFEWVFSRGVEAYGKPGDVFIGLTTSGNSPNIIKAFEQAQQQGLKTIAFLGKGGGRLKGVADLELIIEGFATSDRIQEAHMAAIHLIIELVELFLFSQPLPSHPATLEDVEKILKPQMS; encoded by the coding sequence ATGCAAAATAATTTATTACAGGCAATTGATGATTGCATCCGGGCTGTTGAGCAGCTTAAATTGCCTTCTTCTCTTCTTTTTATGCAACAAGCGGCGGCCGTTTTGGCAGATTGCTTTCAAAAAGGAAATAAAGTCATTTTAGCGGGAAATGGGGGAAGCCTTTGCGATGCCGCGCATTTTGCTGAAGAATTGACGGGGTTTTTCCGCCAATCCCGCCGGGCGCTGCCTGCAATCGCCTTATCGGAACCTGGACATTTGACTTGTACGGCCAATGATCAGGGATTCGAATGGGTCTTTTCTCGCGGAGTAGAAGCGTATGGAAAACCCGGAGATGTCTTTATTGGATTGACGACGAGCGGAAATTCACCCAACATTATTAAAGCTTTTGAGCAAGCTCAACAGCAAGGGCTTAAAACTATTGCTTTCCTGGGAAAGGGAGGCGGCCGGTTAAAAGGCGTTGCTGATTTAGAATTGATTATTGAAGGCTTTGCGACTTCAGATCGTATTCAAGAAGCCCATATGGCAGCTATTCACTTAATTATTGAACTGGTTGAATTATTTTTGTTTTCTCAACCTCTCCCTTCTCATCCAGCAACGCTAGAGGACGTGGAGAAAATCTTAAAACCTCAAATGAGTTGA
- a CDS encoding thioredoxin family protein, with amino-acid sequence MANKPFTLPLGSTPPNFRLKATDGKYYALNNFANAKVLVIFFTCNHCPYVIGSDEITQQIAEKYKDQGAVFVGINSNSETSYPEDSFDKMVERMNKYQFPWIYLRDDKQEVAKQYGALRTPHFFVFDDKHHLIYTGRGIDSPKDPSKMTVNDLENALEDYFQGKQVRTPLTNPIGCNIKWEGKDKHWMPPEACDLV; translated from the coding sequence ATGGCGAATAAACCCTTTACCCTTCCTCTCGGATCGACACCTCCCAATTTCCGCCTCAAAGCAACGGATGGCAAGTATTACGCCTTAAATAATTTTGCCAATGCCAAGGTATTAGTCATTTTTTTTACTTGCAACCATTGCCCGTATGTCATTGGATCAGATGAAATCACCCAGCAAATAGCCGAGAAATATAAAGACCAAGGCGCCGTTTTTGTTGGAATTAATTCAAATAGCGAAACTAGCTATCCGGAAGATTCCTTTGATAAAATGGTCGAGCGCATGAATAAATACCAGTTTCCCTGGATCTATCTTCGAGATGATAAACAAGAAGTCGCCAAACAATATGGAGCGCTGCGCACTCCGCATTTTTTTGTATTTGATGACAAGCATCATCTCATCTATACCGGACGAGGAATCGACTCTCCTAAGGATCCTTCAAAAATGACCGTTAACGATTTGGAAAATGCTCTGGAAGACTATTTCCAAGGCAAACAAGTGCGGACCCCCCTAACAAATCCCATTGGATGCAACATTAAATGGGAAGGCAAAGATAAGCATTGGATGCCCCCGGAAGCATGCGATTTGGTCTAA
- the mgtE gene encoding magnesium transporter, with protein MKNSLYPSINSLIKERDSEALTEALNSLSPFELAEIISNKSESDQSFLFSFLSPALAVQTFDFLPLHVQRHLVSVLPAMQVIALLKSLSPDDRTSFLQSLPKLAADEWIKLLPYDERILAMTLLGYPPGSVGRLMTPDFLSVRMDWTIERVLDYIQAYGHDSETIDIIYVVDEKEKLLDDIKLKNFLFVPRHYQVQQIANNQFIALLVDDSEEKAIQVFRRHHRHALPVINKEGVLLGIVTIDDILRLSNQEATKDIQKIGGMEALDEPYMQAPFLDLMKKRAGWLVILFLGEMFTATAMGYFEDELSKAVVLALFLPLIISSGGNAGSQASTLVIRAMALREVLLSDWWKVARREILSGLFLGAVLGAIGCIRVVIWSLMFNTYGIHWPLIAITIGFSLIGVVLWGTLAGSMLPLILRRAGADPATSSAPFIATIVDVTGIIIYFLIALMVLKGTLL; from the coding sequence ATGAAAAACTCTCTTTATCCTTCTATCAATAGTTTAATTAAAGAGAGAGATAGCGAAGCACTAACGGAAGCGCTTAATTCTCTTTCTCCTTTTGAATTGGCCGAGATTATTTCAAATAAATCCGAAAGTGATCAATCCTTTCTATTTAGTTTTCTTTCACCGGCTTTGGCTGTACAGACATTCGATTTCTTGCCTCTGCATGTGCAAAGACATTTAGTGTCGGTTTTGCCTGCCATGCAAGTCATTGCCCTATTAAAATCGCTCTCTCCGGATGATCGCACCAGTTTTTTGCAGAGTCTTCCTAAACTTGCAGCCGATGAATGGATCAAACTTTTGCCCTATGATGAGCGTATCCTTGCGATGACCCTACTTGGTTATCCGCCAGGAAGCGTCGGACGTCTGATGACTCCTGATTTTCTTTCCGTTAGAATGGATTGGACGATTGAAAGGGTGCTTGATTATATTCAGGCGTATGGGCATGACAGTGAAACAATTGATATTATTTATGTGGTTGATGAAAAGGAAAAACTGCTAGACGATATCAAGTTGAAAAATTTCTTGTTTGTTCCTCGGCATTATCAAGTTCAACAAATAGCAAACAATCAATTTATTGCTTTATTGGTTGATGATAGTGAAGAGAAGGCGATCCAGGTTTTTAGGCGGCATCATCGTCATGCACTTCCCGTCATTAATAAAGAGGGCGTTTTGCTCGGCATAGTCACTATCGATGATATTTTAAGGCTATCTAATCAAGAAGCCACAAAAGATATTCAAAAAATCGGAGGAATGGAGGCGTTGGACGAACCCTATATGCAGGCTCCTTTTTTAGATTTGATGAAGAAACGGGCCGGCTGGCTTGTCATCCTCTTCCTGGGAGAAATGTTTACAGCGACAGCTATGGGGTATTTTGAAGATGAACTTTCTAAAGCCGTTGTCTTAGCTCTTTTTTTACCGCTCATTATTTCAAGTGGAGGCAATGCGGGCTCGCAAGCCTCTACCCTCGTGATTCGGGCCATGGCCCTTAGAGAAGTTCTTCTAAGTGATTGGTGGAAAGTGGCTAGACGTGAGATCTTGTCCGGTCTTTTTCTTGGCGCTGTTTTAGGTGCGATTGGTTGTATTAGAGTGGTGATTTGGAGCTTAATGTTTAATACTTATGGAATTCATTGGCCTTTGATCGCAATTACAATAGGCTTTTCTTTGATTGGCGTGGTTTTATGGGGAACCTTAGCAGGTTCAATGCTGCCTTTAATTTTAAGGCGGGCAGGAGCAGATCCTGCCACATCCTCAGCTCCCTTTATAGCAACCATTGTTGATGTCACAGGCATCATCATCTACTTCTTAATTGCTCTTATGGTCTTAAAAGGCACTCTCCTATAA
- a CDS encoding TorF family putative porin, giving the protein MKRYAVLALLCICRGEPVQSSQDNYSFYSYPEQSNPYYSDPSSQGNPYYPEQQGGNPYYTDYAEEAARANSNTSNQDKKSTPSKEASKPNAVRYGNGQLADQEKKSTPSQDAAQESEKADQQDTNQQKESGKEEDGDKNEQKAESKKDKNNKKEDKKEEEKPKSPHTFTANVSLVSDYRFRGISQTMRRPAIQGGFDYSHAGGGYLGTWASNVDGTTNFYNNTSMEWDFYGGYKGKMFPCRIPDLAFNVGLIYYYYPGGKTFSADSVHYNTGELYVELTYKWISVKYWQALTNYFGICSDNPPFNWKKNHASRPNGSSRGSNYIEANLTFNLLEKVCYPYLEGGKLFLLVHVGHQTVRNYEQLSYTDWRATLTQEFAWLNVFISYVGTNARHAYFDVPDHSYHPKKRHLGAQEVIVGAIRTF; this is encoded by the coding sequence ATGAAAAGATATGCGGTGTTAGCTTTGCTTTGCATCTGCAGAGGGGAACCGGTTCAATCCAGCCAAGATAATTATTCTTTCTATTCCTATCCGGAGCAGAGCAATCCCTATTATTCCGATCCAAGCAGCCAAGGCAATCCCTATTATCCCGAACAACAAGGGGGAAATCCGTATTATACCGACTATGCCGAAGAGGCAGCCCGAGCAAATAGCAATACCAGCAATCAAGATAAGAAATCGACTCCTTCTAAAGAGGCCAGCAAGCCGAATGCCGTTAGGTATGGAAATGGCCAGCTAGCCGATCAAGAAAAGAAGTCGACTCCCTCCCAAGATGCCGCTCAAGAGAGCGAGAAAGCTGATCAGCAAGATACTAATCAGCAGAAAGAATCAGGCAAGGAAGAGGATGGGGATAAAAACGAGCAAAAGGCAGAGTCCAAGAAGGACAAAAACAATAAGAAAGAAGATAAGAAGGAAGAAGAAAAGCCTAAGTCTCCTCATACCTTTACGGCAAATGTCAGTTTAGTATCAGATTATCGATTTCGCGGTATTTCCCAGACGATGCGCCGGCCTGCCATTCAAGGAGGCTTTGATTATTCTCATGCAGGCGGCGGCTATTTAGGGACGTGGGCTTCAAATGTGGATGGCACAACCAATTTTTATAATAATACAAGCATGGAATGGGATTTCTATGGCGGTTACAAAGGCAAAATGTTTCCTTGCCGGATTCCCGATTTAGCTTTCAACGTTGGCTTGATCTACTATTATTATCCTGGTGGCAAAACGTTTTCTGCTGATAGCGTGCATTATAATACCGGAGAGCTGTATGTTGAATTGACCTATAAGTGGATCAGTGTGAAATATTGGCAGGCATTGACGAATTATTTTGGCATTTGTTCGGATAATCCTCCTTTCAATTGGAAAAAAAATCATGCTAGCCGGCCAAATGGAAGCTCGCGGGGATCCAATTATATTGAAGCTAACTTAACTTTTAATTTATTGGAGAAAGTCTGCTACCCCTATCTGGAGGGCGGAAAGCTCTTTTTATTGGTTCATGTGGGGCATCAAACAGTTAGAAATTATGAACAGTTAAGCTATACCGATTGGAGAGCCACTCTGACCCAAGAATTTGCTTGGCTCAATGTCTTTATCTCTTATGTCGGTACCAATGCTAGGCATGCTTATTTTGATGTTCCCGACCATTCTTATCACCCTAAAAAGCGCCATTTAGGAGCACAAGAGGTTATTGTGGGAGCGATTCGAACATTTTAA
- a CDS encoding ATP-binding protein yields the protein MNEDEDKPNPDELLKAIQKEEEQKNLGQLKIFFGMAAGVGKTYAMLEAAQQKLKEGNRVVIGVINTHGRKETEALLQGLPLIPEKWVKYKETVFEEMDLETILRSRPDLVLVDELAHTNVPGSKHSKRWQDVIEILDAGINVYTTLNVQHIESRKDLVESLTGIQVRETVPDLILERASSIELIDLPPPDLLRRLNEGKVYLGDQSKRAAENFFKEENLMALREIALRFTAEKVDHDLHGILQGKGWKTRERLMVAISSSPSSEGLIRAARRLAFELDAPWIAVYVDMGQTLSDQDQIRLNRHLNLARELGAEVITTHDLDVAAALQRIAGQRDITRIVIGRPPAKKGFFANLFQGSFIDRLENENKQIDLVIMRQDKLTHIYQRSFSQIYQFSGSLKAYGLVLAFGAVSTLIGLLVSPLIGYKLVGFIFLFSLLILSFFVGRGPIFLAAVLSAICWDLLFIPPIFTPWIFDTEDAALLVSYFFIAAVLGTITSRMREQEQFLSKREETMERLYEIEREIANATNVQYLRLNVASHLEHHFPGKFDILIKSPDNQLIFDSQLPLLNTEKEKVAAIWVFQNGKIGGWSTDTLPSSAGMYFPIKFFKATVGVLVYFPSRERPLSTDEINFLQTVAQQLGIYLERSIFEERVRRQDYSRQIERMHQSIFHSVNRSFYFPLEGILKINQQIQQDSADPHIRLLARQMEQFIFNFKLTLDNVITVSELESGFVHFERKPNSIKDLVDKSLGDVKPFMNGHPIEVQIPSETLFLPFDFNLLRLALKNLILNALEYSEPSAPICINLEVSESSFRLSVLDEGPGIPEAILPLIFNKFYQASESAKGLGLGLAIVKAVVDIHQGKIEVKNREIKGTEFSLILPIS from the coding sequence ATGAACGAAGATGAGGACAAACCCAATCCGGATGAGCTCTTAAAAGCCATTCAAAAAGAGGAGGAGCAAAAGAACTTAGGTCAACTCAAAATCTTTTTTGGAATGGCAGCCGGAGTCGGCAAGACTTATGCCATGTTGGAAGCCGCCCAACAAAAATTAAAAGAGGGGAATCGAGTTGTCATTGGCGTTATCAATACGCATGGAAGAAAGGAGACGGAGGCTTTATTACAAGGGCTTCCTCTCATTCCCGAGAAATGGGTGAAGTATAAAGAAACCGTTTTTGAAGAAATGGATTTAGAGACCATTCTGCGCTCTAGGCCCGATCTGGTTTTAGTTGACGAACTGGCGCATACCAATGTTCCCGGTTCCAAGCACTCCAAGCGCTGGCAAGATGTCATTGAAATTTTGGATGCCGGCATCAATGTTTACACGACTTTAAATGTTCAGCATATAGAGAGTCGAAAAGATCTGGTAGAAAGTTTGACCGGTATTCAAGTGCGCGAAACAGTTCCGGATCTTATCTTAGAAAGGGCCAGTTCGATTGAATTGATCGATCTTCCTCCTCCAGATCTTCTCAGACGGTTAAACGAAGGAAAAGTCTATTTAGGCGATCAATCGAAGCGAGCGGCAGAAAATTTCTTCAAAGAAGAGAATTTAATGGCTCTTCGCGAAATTGCGCTCCGCTTTACAGCGGAAAAAGTCGATCACGATTTGCATGGCATTCTTCAAGGGAAGGGATGGAAAACGCGGGAGCGGCTCATGGTGGCAATCAGCTCCAGCCCTTCATCGGAAGGACTTATCCGTGCAGCAAGGCGCCTGGCATTCGAATTGGATGCGCCCTGGATTGCTGTTTATGTCGATATGGGGCAGACGTTAAGCGATCAAGATCAAATTAGATTGAACAGGCATCTTAATTTAGCGCGCGAACTCGGCGCCGAAGTCATTACCACGCATGATTTAGATGTAGCGGCCGCTTTGCAAAGAATTGCGGGCCAAAGAGATATTACGCGAATTGTCATTGGGCGGCCGCCTGCAAAAAAAGGATTCTTTGCCAATCTCTTCCAAGGCAGTTTTATTGATCGGTTGGAAAATGAAAATAAACAGATCGATCTTGTCATTATGAGGCAGGATAAGCTGACTCATATTTACCAACGCTCCTTTTCCCAAATCTATCAATTCTCGGGTTCCTTGAAAGCGTATGGATTAGTGTTGGCATTTGGGGCTGTATCCACTCTGATTGGATTGCTTGTGAGTCCGCTAATTGGTTATAAATTAGTGGGATTTATATTCTTATTCAGTCTTTTAATCTTGAGCTTCTTTGTTGGAAGGGGGCCTATTTTTTTGGCGGCTGTTTTAAGCGCGATCTGCTGGGACTTGCTCTTTATTCCTCCTATTTTCACTCCATGGATTTTCGATACGGAAGATGCGGCGTTATTGGTTTCTTATTTTTTTATAGCGGCCGTCTTGGGAACTATTACCAGTCGCATGCGTGAACAAGAGCAATTTTTGAGCAAGCGCGAAGAAACCATGGAACGGCTTTACGAGATTGAGCGCGAAATTGCCAATGCCACCAATGTTCAGTATTTGCGCTTAAATGTGGCTTCTCACTTAGAGCACCACTTTCCGGGAAAATTCGATATTTTAATTAAAAGTCCGGATAATCAATTAATCTTTGACAGTCAATTGCCTCTTTTAAATACAGAAAAGGAAAAAGTGGCTGCCATTTGGGTTTTTCAAAATGGCAAAATCGGAGGATGGTCGACAGATACGCTTCCTTCTTCGGCTGGAATGTATTTCCCTATTAAATTTTTCAAAGCAACCGTTGGGGTATTGGTCTACTTTCCAAGCAGAGAGCGCCCCCTTTCAACCGACGAGATCAATTTCCTCCAAACAGTGGCTCAGCAGCTAGGTATTTATTTAGAGCGTTCTATTTTTGAAGAGCGCGTGCGGCGGCAAGACTATAGCAGGCAGATCGAGCGGATGCATCAATCTATTTTCCACTCGGTAAACCGCAGTTTTTATTTCCCGCTAGAAGGGATTTTAAAAATCAACCAACAAATCCAGCAGGACAGCGCTGATCCGCATATTCGCTTGCTGGCTCGTCAAATGGAGCAATTTATTTTTAATTTCAAGCTGACCCTTGATAATGTCATTACCGTCTCCGAATTGGAATCAGGCTTTGTGCATTTTGAGCGCAAACCAAATTCGATTAAAGATTTAGTAGATAAAAGCCTTGGCGATGTCAAGCCCTTCATGAACGGCCATCCAATCGAAGTGCAAATTCCTTCCGAGACACTTTTTTTGCCGTTTGACTTTAATTTGCTGAGACTCGCTTTAAAAAATTTGATTTTAAATGCTTTGGAATATTCAGAGCCTTCTGCTCCCATCTGTATTAACCTTGAGGTTAGCGAGAGCAGCTTTCGGCTGTCTGTTCTCGATGAAGGGCCGGGTATTCCAGAAGCTATTTTGCCCCTCATCTTCAATAAATTTTATCAAGCTTCGGAGAGCGCAAAGGGGCTTGGGCTGGGCCTTGCCATTGTAAAAGCCGTTGTGGATATTCATCAGGGGAAAATTGAGGTTAAAAACCGGGAAATTAAAGGAACCGAGTTTTCCCTTATTTTACCTATTTCCTAG
- the kdpC gene encoding potassium-transporting ATPase subunit KdpC, which yields MNAFKTALKLFIWMTVLLGLVYPLFVTLVVQLIMPGLANGSLVKQGNQIIGSRLIAQQMAQDRYFWPRPSAIDYDAMKPSGGSNLGPTSQKLKEAVEERKRKFGQDTPSELLYASGSGLDPHISLQTAYYQIPRVAKARSISESELKKLVDSLTEGRQLGLFGPRYVNVLLLNQALDNERR from the coding sequence ATGAATGCCTTTAAAACAGCTCTTAAACTCTTCATTTGGATGACGGTGCTACTGGGCCTTGTTTACCCGCTTTTTGTTACGCTGGTCGTACAGCTGATCATGCCAGGTCTGGCCAATGGAAGCTTGGTCAAGCAAGGCAATCAGATCATAGGCTCTCGTTTAATTGCCCAACAGATGGCACAAGACCGTTATTTTTGGCCGCGCCCATCCGCAATTGATTATGATGCCATGAAGCCATCGGGTGGAAGTAATTTGGGGCCAACTAGCCAAAAACTCAAAGAAGCGGTTGAAGAAAGAAAGAGAAAATTCGGACAGGATACGCCCTCCGAACTTCTGTACGCTTCGGGAAGCGGGCTTGACCCTCATATTAGTTTGCAGACTGCTTATTATCAAATACCCAGGGTGGCTAAAGCGCGTTCAATTTCTGAAAGCGAATTAAAAAAACTCGTCGATTCATTGACGGAAGGGCGCCAGCTCGGTCTATTCGGCCCGCGTTACGTCAACGTTTTACTTCTCAATCAGGCTTTAGACAATGAACGAAGATGA